From the Chloroflexus aurantiacus J-10-fl genome, one window contains:
- a CDS encoding ABC transporter permease, producing the protein MKLIEALRIAFSSLLANKLRAILTMLGIIIGVGAVIALLALGGAIQTLVTSELQGLGSNLVFLFAGTNDPETNRRVPPRLTNEDIAAIADPLNVPAVAAVCAEFSRRALTTYGGASYDALIAGVSANYPQVRNARVAEGTFFDERALELRSREAVLGYRVAQRLFPDGADPVGQRIRINGIGFQVIGVMAERGGSFASNEDDQIFVPLTTAQDRLFPPAQNVTRRVDVSVVYIQARDEDSIDELIDQVTALLRQRNGLTYQDNNFTIVTQQDLVSSFATITGAITIFLGAIAAISLVVGGIGIMNIMLVSVTERTREIGLRKAVGARRNDIRLQFLVEATVLSLMGGILGIGLGYGLAAIGTALLANFSPNARAEVSLDAILLATLTSIAVGIFFGLYPADRAARLDPIAALRYE; encoded by the coding sequence ATGAAGCTGATAGAAGCGTTGCGGATCGCTTTCAGCAGTTTACTGGCCAATAAACTGCGCGCCATTCTGACCATGCTCGGCATCATCATCGGGGTAGGCGCTGTCATTGCTCTCCTGGCGCTGGGTGGTGCTATTCAAACGCTGGTAACCAGCGAGTTGCAGGGATTGGGGAGTAATCTGGTGTTTCTCTTCGCGGGAACAAATGATCCAGAGACGAACCGCCGGGTACCACCACGCCTGACCAATGAGGATATTGCTGCCATTGCCGATCCGCTGAATGTACCGGCAGTGGCAGCGGTTTGTGCCGAGTTCAGTCGGCGGGCACTCACCACGTATGGCGGTGCCAGCTACGATGCATTGATCGCCGGGGTAAGTGCCAATTATCCCCAGGTACGTAATGCCCGGGTGGCTGAAGGCACGTTCTTTGACGAACGTGCGCTTGAACTGCGCTCACGTGAGGCAGTGTTGGGGTATCGCGTCGCCCAACGTCTCTTTCCCGACGGTGCCGATCCGGTGGGCCAGCGAATCCGGATCAACGGTATCGGGTTTCAGGTGATTGGCGTCATGGCCGAACGCGGTGGCAGTTTCGCCTCAAACGAAGATGATCAGATCTTTGTTCCCCTGACCACAGCCCAAGACCGTCTCTTTCCACCTGCCCAAAATGTGACCCGGCGCGTGGATGTGAGTGTGGTTTACATTCAGGCTCGTGATGAAGATAGCATCGATGAGTTGATCGATCAGGTTACCGCGTTGCTCCGGCAACGTAATGGGCTGACCTATCAGGACAACAATTTTACCATCGTCACTCAGCAAGACCTGGTAAGCTCGTTTGCGACGATTACCGGTGCAATTACCATCTTCCTTGGTGCCATTGCCGCTATCTCGCTGGTGGTCGGCGGGATCGGGATTATGAATATTATGCTGGTCAGTGTGACGGAGCGCACACGCGAAATTGGTTTGCGCAAAGCGGTTGGCGCCCGGCGCAATGACATCCGGCTTCAGTTTCTGGTTGAAGCGACCGTGCTCAGTTTAATGGGCGGTATCCTCGGCATTGGCCTGGGGTATGGATTGGCAGCGATTGGGACAGCTTTACTGGCCAATTTCTCACCGAACGCTCGCGCTGAAGTAAGCCTCGATGCAATTCTGCTCGCAACCCTTACCTCTATCGCAGTTGGGATATTTTTTGGCCTGTACCCGGCTGATCGCGCTGCCCGCCTCGATCCGATTGCAGCACTGCGCTATGAGTAG
- a CDS encoding superoxide dismutase → MAFEVPPLPYDYNALEPYIDEATMHYHHDNHHQTYVTNLNNALANYPELQSKTIEELLGNLDAIPEAIRTAVRNNGGGHWNHTFFWEIMAPNAGGAPTGDLAAAIDAAFGSFDAFKEKFKAAALGRFGSGWAWLVAAKDGSLSIMSTPNQDNPLMEGKTAILGLDVWEHAYYLKYQYKRAAYVDAWWNVVNWAKVADHYAAAKG, encoded by the coding sequence ATGGCCTTTGAAGTTCCGCCGTTGCCTTACGACTACAATGCCCTTGAACCGTATATCGATGAAGCCACGATGCACTATCATCACGACAATCACCATCAGACGTATGTTACCAATCTGAATAATGCGCTGGCGAATTACCCGGAGTTGCAGAGCAAGACGATTGAAGAGCTGCTGGGTAATCTTGACGCCATCCCAGAGGCGATTCGGACGGCGGTGCGCAACAATGGTGGTGGGCACTGGAACCATACCTTCTTCTGGGAGATTATGGCTCCCAATGCCGGCGGTGCGCCTACCGGTGATCTGGCGGCGGCGATTGATGCGGCCTTCGGCAGCTTCGACGCTTTCAAAGAGAAGTTCAAGGCGGCGGCTCTGGGCCGGTTCGGTTCGGGATGGGCATGGTTGGTGGCGGCAAAGGATGGTAGCCTCAGCATTATGAGCACTCCCAACCAGGACAACCCGCTGATGGAGGGGAAGACGGCCATCCTTGGGCTGGATGTATGGGAGCACGCCTATTACCTCAAGTACCAGTACAAGCGGGCCGCCTACGTTGATGCCTGGTGGAACGTGGTGAATTGGGCCAAAGTTGCCGATCACTACGCAGCGGCGAAAGGTTAA
- a CDS encoding MarR family winged helix-turn-helix transcriptional regulator: MNEQEARAHHTHVIDDIVRQITWQSQKQLLQTLSRPEIGLTLPQMVTLFAIREAGLCRMSDLADITQQSAGTLTGIVDRLIEENLVGRVRDAEDRRVVQVMLTRQGEQRLALVEEARRADMDRILSRFSLEQLQDLAQLLQLLLDGINELIGCRDLERNANMVE; this comes from the coding sequence ATGAACGAACAAGAGGCTCGTGCTCATCACACGCATGTCATTGATGACATCGTCCGCCAGATCACCTGGCAGAGCCAGAAGCAGTTATTGCAAACGTTGAGTCGACCCGAGATTGGGTTGACATTACCGCAAATGGTGACGCTCTTTGCCATCCGTGAGGCGGGCCTGTGTCGGATGAGTGATCTGGCCGACATTACGCAGCAATCCGCGGGCACGTTGACCGGTATTGTTGACCGTTTGATTGAAGAAAATCTGGTTGGACGGGTGCGCGACGCCGAAGATCGCCGGGTTGTGCAAGTGATGCTTACCCGTCAGGGAGAGCAGCGGCTGGCGTTAGTCGAGGAAGCCCGGCGCGCCGATATGGATCGTATCTTGTCTCGCTTTAGCCTGGAACAATTGCAAGACCTCGCACAGTTGCTCCAATTGTTGCTTGATGGGATCAATGAGTTGATCGGCTGTCGCGATCTTGAACGTAACGCGAATATGGTCGAGTAA
- a CDS encoding NAD-dependent epimerase/dehydratase family protein has product MRILITGSSGMIGTNLGLRLIEAGHQVFGVDRRVNPWTDRIPTLLQDLAIPQRDFRAGIGGAPYPPCDLVVHLAANAKVYELVTEPHRALENINITYNVLEYCRHHEIPIIFASSREVYGDIHRYMTEETRADFSFTESPYSASKIAGEALIYAYARCYGLRYIVFRFSNVYGRFDNDLARMERVIPLFIHRISRGEPVTVYGADKVLDFTYIDDCVDGIMCGINRLFRGEVYNRTINLAYGEGNTLIRVAELIGEAFGRQPEIIVQPAKRVGEVTYYVADIRQARELLGFNPQVPLAEGINRAVAWSHGELLR; this is encoded by the coding sequence ATGCGCATCCTGATCACCGGTTCTTCAGGCATGATTGGTACCAACCTCGGTCTTCGGCTGATCGAGGCTGGTCACCAGGTTTTTGGCGTTGATCGTCGGGTTAATCCGTGGACGGATCGCATTCCCACCCTGTTACAAGACCTCGCTATACCCCAACGTGATTTTCGCGCCGGTATCGGTGGTGCCCCCTACCCACCTTGCGATCTGGTGGTGCATCTGGCGGCCAACGCCAAAGTCTACGAGCTGGTAACCGAGCCACATCGCGCCCTGGAAAATATCAACATTACCTATAATGTGCTCGAATATTGCCGGCATCATGAAATCCCGATCATCTTTGCCTCCTCACGGGAAGTCTACGGTGACATTCACCGCTACATGACAGAGGAGACGCGCGCCGACTTCAGCTTTACCGAGAGTCCCTACTCAGCTTCCAAAATTGCCGGTGAAGCCCTGATCTATGCCTATGCCCGCTGCTATGGGCTGCGCTACATTGTCTTTCGCTTTTCCAATGTCTACGGCCGCTTCGATAACGATCTGGCACGCATGGAACGGGTGATTCCGCTATTTATTCATCGGATCAGTCGTGGGGAACCGGTGACGGTATACGGTGCCGATAAGGTGCTTGATTTTACCTACATTGACGATTGTGTTGATGGAATTATGTGCGGTATCAACCGTTTATTCCGAGGGGAGGTATACAACCGCACAATTAATCTGGCCTACGGCGAAGGAAATACGTTGATTCGGGTCGCGGAGTTGATCGGTGAGGCCTTTGGTCGGCAGCCGGAGATTATTGTTCAGCCGGCAAAGCGGGTCGGTGAAGTAACGTACTATGTCGCTGATATTCGGCAGGCCCGCGAATTGTTGGGATTCAACCCGCAAGTACCGTTAGCGGAAGGTATCAACCGCGCCGTGGCCTGGTCGCACGGAGAGTTGCTACGATGA
- the hisC gene encoding histidinol-phosphate transaminase, with amino-acid sequence MPIRKKAFLQALSPTPPPRRSSTGVVVARLSANENPLGPSPRAMAAVQEALSTIHRYPDASGVALKEALAARVDLHPDQVMLGNGSDELIMLICHAMLGEGDEAVLAQGSFISYARRIQAQGAIARQVPLREMTHDLPAMAAAITPQTRLIFVCNPNNPTGTTVGAAELMAFLEQVPPDVLVVVDEAYLEFVTRPDFPDLLPLLRDGRDNLLIVRTFAKIHGLAGLRLGYAFGNADLIAYLERARPVFNVNVLAQIAGLAALDDVDHLERSLAHAAASRAFLTDHLRAMGMTVIPGETNFVVAAIADDTAVAAELARRGVLVTPLSGWGLPGWMRISFGTAEENRVFIEVLRNLMSKGTVATATIS; translated from the coding sequence GTGCCGATCCGTAAGAAAGCGTTTCTTCAGGCTTTATCGCCAACGCCACCACCTCGCCGATCATCGACCGGTGTCGTCGTTGCCCGTCTGTCCGCCAATGAAAATCCACTTGGCCCATCACCGCGGGCTATGGCTGCCGTGCAAGAGGCGCTGAGCACGATCCACCGTTATCCCGACGCAAGTGGCGTGGCCTTGAAGGAGGCATTGGCCGCTCGCGTCGATCTGCACCCCGACCAGGTGATGCTGGGCAATGGTTCAGATGAGCTGATTATGCTTATCTGCCATGCTATGCTCGGCGAGGGTGATGAAGCAGTCCTGGCGCAGGGATCGTTTATCAGCTATGCCCGCCGGATTCAGGCCCAAGGCGCGATTGCCCGTCAGGTTCCTCTGCGCGAGATGACACACGATCTCCCAGCCATGGCTGCCGCGATCACACCGCAAACCCGCCTTATCTTTGTATGTAATCCCAACAATCCGACCGGTACCACGGTCGGCGCCGCTGAATTGATGGCATTTCTCGAACAGGTACCGCCTGATGTACTGGTCGTTGTTGATGAAGCCTATCTGGAATTTGTGACGCGCCCGGATTTTCCCGATCTGCTGCCGTTGTTGCGCGACGGACGCGATAACCTGCTGATTGTGCGCACCTTCGCCAAGATTCACGGTCTGGCCGGTTTACGGCTGGGCTACGCTTTCGGCAACGCCGATCTGATAGCGTACCTGGAACGGGCGCGTCCGGTCTTCAACGTGAACGTTCTGGCCCAGATTGCCGGCCTTGCCGCCCTTGACGACGTTGACCATCTCGAACGCTCTCTGGCCCATGCCGCTGCCAGCCGGGCATTCCTCACCGACCATCTACGGGCTATGGGGATGACGGTGATCCCCGGTGAAACCAATTTTGTCGTCGCCGCAATTGCCGATGATACTGCAGTGGCAGCAGAGCTTGCTCGCCGCGGGGTGTTGGTCACACCGCTGAGTGGGTGGGGCTTACCGGGCTGGATGCGGATTTCGTTTGGCACTGCGGAAGAGAACCGTGTGTTTATTGAGGTACTACGCAATTTGATGTCAAAAGGTACCGTGGCAACAGCAACAATATCGTAG
- a CDS encoding helix-turn-helix transcriptional regulator, translated as MKVERRAQGATRRSILQLLRRHGQMSAIELSDALAIGAVGIRQHLTALEQEGLVYVCGLRRNVGRPAHLYALTERAEAFFPKHYERLVCELIDSVAAVGGEPAVREMLEQRRKMLFARLAPQLADKPRATQVAILAEALAEQGYMCECEQGEKGDLFLTQYNCPFDCVARRYPQICAQELRLYEDLLETTIERDTTIAEGGHCCRYRIPA; from the coding sequence ATGAAAGTTGAGCGCAGAGCACAGGGCGCAACCCGGCGCAGCATTCTCCAGTTGTTACGCCGCCACGGTCAGATGAGCGCCATTGAGTTAAGCGATGCACTGGCAATTGGCGCGGTTGGTATTCGCCAGCACCTCACCGCTCTGGAGCAAGAGGGGCTGGTGTATGTCTGCGGTCTGCGCCGGAATGTCGGACGTCCGGCACACCTGTATGCGCTCACCGAACGGGCCGAGGCGTTCTTTCCCAAGCATTATGAGCGGCTCGTGTGTGAACTGATCGACAGTGTTGCGGCAGTCGGTGGCGAGCCGGCAGTCAGGGAGATGCTGGAACAGCGGCGCAAAATGCTCTTCGCCCGCTTAGCCCCGCAACTGGCGGACAAGCCACGGGCAACACAGGTCGCGATACTCGCCGAAGCGCTGGCCGAACAGGGGTATATGTGTGAGTGTGAACAGGGCGAGAAGGGTGATCTCTTCCTGACTCAGTATAACTGTCCGTTTGATTGCGTTGCCCGGCGCTATCCGCAAATCTGCGCCCAAGAGTTACGTCTTTACGAAGACCTGCTGGAGACCACTATCGAGCGTGATACCACGATTGCCGAAGGTGGTCACTGTTGCCGGTACCGGATTCCGGCCTAG
- a CDS encoding efflux RND transporter periplasmic adaptor subunit has protein sequence MSQSSRPRRRQNRLGWGIGILVVIGVLVAGFFLFNRDQPSNVRLNYALTRPQRSPISATVNASGSIQPQQVIDLTFASSGLISEVLVQVGDQVAAGQVLARLDTRDLELRVDQAAAQLAQAQASLDRLRAGPSAAEVAAAEAQLAQAQAQLRQTTGNVTEQDLAAARAQVEQARANLERVLGGPKASEVAQAQAQVDQAAAALQAQRDSLSAAKTRAESQLLQAANTLRDRQAEYSRIYNENREREQQLARFGQSLPQSALDTEAAALRAVENAEEQMRQAQVAYEQARQAEITGIAQAEAQLRSAQANLERILAGADPDQVAAARAQLAQAEANLNKLLGDQRAGSLAAANAAVASAQANLQRITAPPSEADLASAEAQVASARASLAQAQLALERATLTAPIAGVVAEVNLEVGEFYNAARPAVVLADLSGYYVDVTVDEIDVAQIAVGQPVILVLDALPNLDLRGTVARINPLSIVQSGVTAYTVRIVTDDPPASVRPGMSASADIIVAEKSEALVVPRRAIRAEGGQFFVDVTTDPALCSLDIAQRPLQPPLQAVAVQTGLSNEQIIEISSGNIDENSCVYVPGVDARIDLFSGPPPGVRGR, from the coding sequence ATGAGTCAATCATCACGCCCTCGCCGTCGTCAAAATCGTCTTGGATGGGGAATCGGCATTCTCGTTGTTATCGGTGTTCTCGTAGCCGGTTTCTTTCTTTTTAACCGTGACCAACCTTCCAATGTCAGGCTTAACTATGCCCTCACCCGCCCACAACGCAGCCCAATCAGTGCAACAGTGAATGCCAGTGGCTCTATTCAACCTCAGCAGGTGATCGATCTCACTTTCGCCAGCAGTGGTCTGATCAGTGAGGTCCTGGTACAGGTTGGCGATCAGGTAGCAGCCGGCCAGGTGCTGGCCCGACTTGACACTCGCGATCTGGAATTGCGGGTCGATCAGGCTGCGGCCCAACTGGCGCAGGCGCAGGCCAGCCTTGACCGATTGCGGGCCGGACCGAGCGCTGCCGAGGTCGCTGCGGCAGAGGCCCAACTGGCGCAGGCGCAGGCGCAGTTACGCCAGACAACCGGTAATGTTACCGAGCAGGATTTGGCGGCAGCGCGGGCCCAGGTTGAACAGGCACGGGCGAATCTTGAACGGGTACTGGGTGGGCCAAAGGCCAGCGAGGTAGCGCAGGCGCAGGCGCAGGTGGATCAGGCCGCAGCGGCCTTGCAGGCGCAACGTGATTCGCTTTCAGCAGCAAAAACCAGAGCCGAGTCGCAGTTATTACAAGCCGCCAATACATTACGCGACCGCCAGGCCGAGTATAGCCGTATTTACAACGAAAATCGAGAGCGCGAGCAGCAACTGGCTCGCTTCGGGCAGTCGTTACCACAATCAGCGCTCGATACTGAAGCAGCAGCACTGCGGGCGGTCGAAAATGCCGAAGAGCAGATGCGGCAGGCTCAGGTAGCCTATGAACAGGCCAGGCAGGCCGAGATTACCGGCATCGCGCAGGCAGAAGCTCAACTCCGCAGTGCCCAGGCCAACCTTGAGCGCATATTAGCCGGCGCCGATCCAGATCAGGTAGCCGCAGCCCGTGCCCAGTTAGCCCAGGCTGAAGCCAATCTGAATAAGCTGCTCGGCGATCAGCGAGCCGGCAGTCTGGCTGCGGCCAATGCGGCGGTTGCCAGTGCGCAGGCAAATCTGCAACGGATTACCGCTCCTCCGAGCGAGGCTGATCTGGCCAGCGCTGAAGCCCAGGTCGCCAGTGCCCGGGCCAGCCTGGCGCAGGCGCAGCTTGCCCTGGAACGGGCAACCCTGACCGCACCTATTGCCGGAGTGGTAGCCGAGGTGAATCTGGAAGTTGGTGAGTTCTATAACGCTGCACGACCGGCCGTGGTATTGGCTGATCTGAGTGGTTATTACGTTGATGTGACCGTTGATGAAATCGATGTCGCCCAGATTGCGGTTGGTCAACCCGTTATTCTCGTCCTCGATGCGCTGCCTAACCTCGATCTGCGTGGAACGGTTGCCCGCATCAATCCGCTCTCCATTGTGCAATCCGGGGTTACTGCCTACACCGTGCGGATTGTGACCGATGATCCACCCGCCTCAGTGCGTCCGGGTATGTCGGCAAGCGCCGATATTATCGTGGCCGAGAAGAGTGAAGCGCTGGTCGTACCACGCCGGGCGATCCGTGCTGAAGGTGGTCAGTTTTTTGTGGATGTGACGACCGATCCGGCGCTGTGTTCGCTCGACATCGCGCAACGTCCATTGCAGCCACCGCTACAGGCGGTTGCGGTGCAAACCGGCTTGAGCAACGAACAGATCATCGAAATCAGTTCAGGGAATATCGATGAAAACAGTTGTGTCTACGTCCCTGGCGTCGATGCCCGTATCGATCTCTTCAGTGGCCCACCTCCCGGTGTACGCGGACGCTAA
- a CDS encoding ATP-binding protein yields MTEHQPELSASDQMIERAVSGEGIQHWLKISAAWLALQEPERLFPTLVSSFAEHLPAVRTVILWLVTTGGLQPVAHAGFTIPSAISEHWLRVRLRPGEGAAGLAWQRETVIQQHGEHGYRELQGIASPQAQTVFQAIGDLLPRSLLVTAIPLRAGHTLVGVLELASNANEPLGIEMADFEVIAGIVAAAIRNAQLYDELRRSHQRLKAFDAVVTSISTAADLPDLVQSVLTVVLELTPAQSGALLIFDPAQERLQVSAWCNIDLTALACFDQVSVDATPCAEVVRYGQPAFRPLLSERGESALIEAGMAAAAYLPLLAGGTVTGVLALFGDIELTKAIDKDMLMPICNQVGFAIANVRLYEDSQHERRKFHTVIESIAEGVLLCDRYGRLTLANQAAHDLLSCATLSFETPLATVPDLYDLRDLDGNALTPDDLPFTRALRGETFYDYRVMRRLPDNSERFFSFSGAPAVNEQGEVEGAVITFRDITATQKVQRAKDEFLAVAAHELRSPLAAVRSYADLLLRREQQREGDHRDLHGLTILSQQVAHMLRLVDNLLDVSRLDAGQFDLQYQQVNLVGLAQQVIDQQRPNAGQRDLLLEAESAELMVTCDAMRIRQVLTNLISNAIKYSPPDSVISVRLRSATLLNNNAPAVLISVSDQGPGIPPEEQERVFQRYYRAPGRRAEGLGLGLYLSREIVQLHGGQIWIESREGQGSTFMVLLPVERMQRSRTERMNRSFELSAEI; encoded by the coding sequence ATGACTGAACACCAGCCAGAGCTTAGCGCATCTGATCAGATGATAGAGCGAGCAGTGTCAGGTGAGGGTATCCAGCACTGGCTCAAGATCAGTGCGGCCTGGCTGGCCTTGCAAGAACCAGAACGCCTCTTTCCGACCCTGGTCTCCAGTTTTGCCGAACATTTACCGGCTGTGCGCACCGTCATTCTCTGGCTCGTTACCACGGGCGGCTTGCAACCGGTAGCTCACGCCGGGTTCACGATACCGTCTGCAATCAGTGAACACTGGTTGCGGGTCAGATTGCGACCTGGAGAAGGAGCCGCCGGGCTGGCCTGGCAGCGTGAGACGGTGATCCAACAACACGGCGAACACGGCTATCGTGAATTGCAGGGTATTGCATCCCCCCAGGCACAGACGGTCTTTCAGGCAATCGGTGATCTCTTACCGCGCAGCCTGCTGGTGACCGCTATCCCACTGCGCGCAGGGCACACGCTGGTAGGGGTGCTGGAGCTGGCCAGCAATGCCAATGAGCCACTTGGTATAGAGATGGCCGATTTCGAGGTTATCGCCGGTATCGTTGCCGCAGCCATTCGCAACGCCCAATTGTACGATGAACTCCGGCGCAGCCACCAACGGCTGAAAGCGTTTGATGCAGTTGTAACGTCGATCAGCACTGCTGCCGATCTGCCCGATCTGGTGCAGAGTGTTTTGACCGTTGTCCTCGAATTGACCCCTGCCCAGAGTGGTGCGCTCCTGATCTTCGATCCGGCCCAGGAACGTCTACAGGTCAGTGCCTGGTGTAACATTGACCTGACTGCTCTTGCCTGTTTCGACCAGGTGTCGGTTGATGCGACTCCCTGTGCAGAAGTTGTTCGTTACGGCCAGCCGGCATTTCGGCCACTGCTCAGCGAGCGTGGCGAATCGGCGTTGATCGAGGCCGGTATGGCGGCGGCGGCCTATCTACCGCTGCTCGCCGGCGGTACTGTGACCGGTGTGCTGGCGCTGTTCGGCGATATCGAACTCACCAAGGCAATTGACAAAGACATGCTGATGCCGATCTGTAATCAGGTCGGTTTCGCGATTGCTAACGTGCGGTTGTATGAAGATAGCCAACACGAGCGGAGAAAATTCCATACGGTGATCGAGTCGATTGCCGAGGGGGTGTTACTGTGTGATCGTTACGGTCGTTTAACCCTGGCCAACCAGGCTGCCCACGATCTTCTCTCCTGCGCAACGCTGAGCTTCGAGACACCCCTGGCAACTGTTCCTGATCTGTACGATCTGCGCGATCTCGATGGGAATGCTCTGACGCCTGATGATTTACCATTTACCCGCGCTTTGCGTGGCGAAACGTTTTACGATTATCGGGTGATGCGACGCCTGCCCGATAACAGTGAGCGCTTCTTCAGCTTCAGTGGCGCCCCAGCGGTTAACGAACAGGGTGAAGTTGAAGGCGCAGTGATTACGTTCCGCGACATTACTGCAACCCAAAAGGTGCAGCGGGCAAAGGATGAATTTCTGGCCGTAGCCGCCCATGAATTACGCAGCCCGCTGGCAGCGGTACGCAGTTATGCCGATCTTTTGTTGCGACGAGAACAACAGCGGGAGGGGGATCATCGCGATTTGCACGGCTTGACGATCCTCTCGCAACAGGTGGCGCATATGCTCCGCCTGGTGGATAATCTCCTCGATGTTTCGCGCCTTGATGCCGGCCAGTTTGATTTGCAATATCAACAGGTCAATCTCGTCGGGCTGGCTCAGCAGGTGATCGATCAACAACGACCAAACGCCGGTCAACGCGATTTACTGCTTGAGGCCGAGTCGGCGGAATTGATGGTAACCTGCGATGCGATGCGTATCCGGCAGGTACTGACAAATCTGATCAGCAACGCTATCAAGTACAGTCCACCCGACAGTGTGATCAGCGTGCGTCTCCGCAGCGCGACTCTGCTAAACAACAATGCACCTGCGGTGCTGATCAGTGTCAGTGATCAGGGGCCGGGCATTCCCCCTGAAGAGCAGGAGCGCGTGTTTCAGCGCTACTATCGTGCACCTGGCCGCCGGGCAGAGGGGTTGGGGTTGGGCTTGTATCTAAGCCGTGAGATTGTTCAGTTGCACGGTGGTCAGATTTGGATTGAGAGTCGCGAGGGTCAGGGCAGCACGTTTATGGTGCTGTTACCGGTTGAACGAATGCAGCGTTCACGTACTGAGCGGATGAATCGCTCTTTTGAACTGTCAGCGGAGATTTGA
- a CDS encoding zinc ribbon domain-containing protein, which produces MIIPPDQPTPGAPPTVMIPPEQPATGAPPTVVIPPQQPTPGVPPTVIIPPEQPPAGAAPTVVIPPEQSPAGVPPVTPPPPQPSVGRTPASYPPPVIPPAQSAGTPPDPFMPPPVTPVSYGPPPAGTDPFQVPSTTSPMQTAGTNKWLIWGLVGGSGCLLLILIGICVFIAVSIFAVVDSVPTSSSTEATATTGDGGSLASGSSGRVLFSDDFENPQASELGESEDSSSRYAYEAGRYVIEVKEPELLVWALVNGSYRDVIIETSYSTVRGGPVGAAGIIFNYQDEDNFYLFSVSNDGYYALELLENNQWITLIDWTQHEAIDPENNRLRVELNGDEITLFVNDRQLEQTRDPTFTRGDIGLAVTSFDQSGITVSYEEITIRSR; this is translated from the coding sequence GTGATCATTCCTCCAGATCAACCGACTCCGGGTGCGCCACCAACCGTCATGATTCCCCCGGAGCAGCCGGCAACAGGGGCACCGCCTACCGTCGTCATCCCACCGCAGCAACCGACGCCAGGGGTACCACCCACAGTCATTATCCCCCCTGAACAGCCACCAGCGGGAGCTGCTCCAACTGTCGTGATCCCCCCTGAGCAGTCACCGGCAGGCGTACCACCAGTCACCCCTCCTCCACCCCAACCGTCGGTGGGAAGAACACCTGCTTCTTATCCACCACCGGTCATACCACCTGCCCAGAGTGCAGGAACGCCACCAGATCCATTTATGCCGCCACCGGTAACCCCTGTCTCGTATGGCCCACCACCTGCCGGCACCGACCCATTCCAGGTACCCTCAACCACAAGCCCGATGCAAACCGCCGGGACAAACAAGTGGTTGATCTGGGGACTGGTAGGCGGAAGCGGGTGCTTACTCCTGATCTTGATCGGCATATGTGTATTCATTGCCGTATCAATCTTCGCGGTTGTCGACTCCGTGCCAACCAGCAGTTCGACTGAGGCAACGGCAACTACCGGGGACGGAGGTTCGCTGGCATCAGGGAGCAGCGGTAGGGTCTTGTTCAGTGATGATTTCGAGAATCCACAGGCCAGTGAACTGGGAGAGAGTGAAGATAGCAGTTCACGGTATGCCTACGAAGCAGGCCGGTATGTCATCGAAGTCAAAGAGCCAGAACTATTGGTCTGGGCGTTGGTGAATGGATCTTACCGCGATGTCATTATTGAAACCAGCTATTCTACTGTTCGAGGGGGGCCGGTTGGCGCTGCGGGTATCATCTTCAATTATCAGGACGAGGATAACTTTTATCTGTTCAGTGTGTCGAATGATGGGTATTACGCACTTGAGCTGTTGGAGAACAATCAGTGGATAACCCTGATCGATTGGACGCAGCACGAAGCGATTGACCCCGAAAATAATCGGCTCCGGGTTGAACTCAACGGCGATGAGATCACGCTGTTTGTAAATGATCGTCAGCTTGAACAGACCCGCGATCCAACATTTACGCGCGGTGACATTGGGCTGGCGGTCACCAGTTTTGATCAGAGTGGGATTACGGTGAGTTACGAGGAGATCACCATTCGCAGCCGGTAA